Part of the Notamacropus eugenii isolate mMacEug1 chromosome 5, mMacEug1.pri_v2, whole genome shotgun sequence genome is shown below.
tcaaaatccaacaatatgctgttcacaagaaacacaaattaaaaatgagagatacagagttaaaataaagggctagaatagaatttattatgtttcagttGATATAAAAAAACATGGGTATcattcatgatctcagacaatgttaaaactaaaatagatttaattaaaagagatacacAAGGAAATATTATGCCACAAATATTAttgaataactttttaaaaaatgctagcaatagcagtACAAAGAAAATATCAGTTCTTAggctatattataaggcagtaattatcaaaactatctggtacttgctaagaaatagaaagacagatcagtggaacagagtagacatacaaaacatagtaaatgattataataaCCTTTTGTTTAACAAAAAGATTTAAGTTTAGGAGACAAGAATTCatcatttggtaaaaattgttgggaaaactggaaagcactcTGACAGCAATTGGGCACAGAACAATATCTCATGCCATTTccaaagataaggtcaaaatggatacatgacctatatataaaaagagatatcacaagaaaattagaagactaTGGAACATATCACCTATCAGATTTACAAAAAACAAGAGAATATTGTGAGGTATAAATGGATAATTTCTactgcattaaattaaaaaggttttgtacaaataaaactaatttagccaagattagaaggaaagcagaaaattggtttttagtttttttttccttttttgtgtgagacaatcagggttaagtgatttgcccaggttcacacagctagaaagtgtaacatgtctgatgtcagattttaactcaagtcttcctgactccagggctagtgtgctatccactgtgccacctacctgccccggaaagcagaaaattaggaaaaagcATTTTAACAGTCTCTTAGATAAAGGTCTCTTCTCAAAAATATGAAGAGCTTTGTCAAACTTATAAGAACATGAgacattgcccaattgataaatggccaaaggatacgAATAGGcattttcaatgaagaaatcaaaactatatctagtcatgaaaaaatgttctaagtcattattgattagaaattCAAATgtaacaactttgagatatcaaaTTACACCTATTAGactgactaaacaagttgtgggatatgattatgatggaatactactgtgctatgggaaatgatgagctcaatacTTGCATGGAAtattgaaaagtgaaatgagcagtaccaagcaaacattgtacatagtaaccaAAATATTGTTGTAAGTACAACTTTGACTAATTCATCTCGAGTATCATAAATATGCAAACCAACTACAAAGGacccatgaaggaagatgctatctaccttcagagaaagaaaggataaatagacatatgtatagtatggctttatgtgtgtgtgtgtgtgtgtgtgtgtgtgtgtgtgtgtgtgtgtgtgtgtgtgtgtgtttagttaCTGCCTTCTCTAGGACaggttggagagggagggagaaaaaataaaaagttcacaGAATAAAAAAcatcagaaggaaacacagaaaagcaGAGTATCTCCAAAAACAATGCACAGTATTtattacagttttttttaaacagtctGAAATGGAATTCATGATTTTTCTATCGAATCATCTCCTTATGTTGTGCTGTATGCATGTAAatactctttttttgtctttttgtatttaagttcaaaatgaataaacaattttaaaagagataatcaggaaagGTACATTTTGCTAAATGGTATAGACAATTAACATCAGTACTGagtatatatgcaccaaatggcatagcctTCAAATTCTTAAAAGGAAAGTTAGGTGAGTtacaggacaaaatagaaaataaaactgttAGTAGGGAGATCTCAATTTAGTCCTCTTGAACTAGGTAAATCTAATCATATAAATGAGAAATTAAGGAGAGTAATAGAATTTcataaaagttagatatgataggtctctgaagaataataaatggaaatacaAAGGAGCATATATATTTCTCAACTGAGCATGTTACCATCACAAAAACTGACCTTGTTTTAGGTTGCGGGGGTTAACtatggctttgaggccacatgtggccctctaggtccttaagtacaGCCCTTTaattgaatctaaacttcacagaacaaattcctttgataaaaggatttgttctgtaaaatttgaactcaggttgtagCCAAGGACCCACATGtggaaggctacatgtggcctcaacattgcaggttcctcacccctgtttTAAGCCATACAAATTCACatgcaaaaaagcagaaaagcaaaaatattaaatgtatcttttCCGATATTAATACAATTTAAATTATATTCAATTTGTCCTTTGAAGTATGCATTAAAATTGATAAGTaactaaataaactaaaaaaGGAATGGGTCAAAGACCAATTCACataaacaatcaacaatttcattaaaaacaatgaaacacCATACCacaatttatgggatgcagccagaGCAGTATTTTGAGGAAAATTTAAATCTCCAAATGCTTTATATCAATAAGAGAAAGACAGTGTgcaaatcaatgaattgagcatgaggataaaaatctagaaaaacaTCAGATTAAAACCTCCCAATTTAACACCAAaataaattctgaaaaatcaaaagagaggtTAACAAAATTGGAagttaaaaaaattggaaactaagaaaAGTAGGATCTAGCTTTCTgatgaaaaaataatgtaaaaaaaaccctcaaataaACAACTggttaattcaattttaaaaaaaacaagaaaaccaaattaccagtattaaaaatgaaaaacaagtttAAACCAAtttgagaggaaataaaataaattatcagGAAATATTTTACCCAACTGCATGCCAATAAAACTGGAAATCTTAACGAAATGAATCAATATTGAAAAGAATACAAATTGCCCAGGTTAATTGTAGAGAAAATAGAATGCTCAAATAACCCTacctttgcaaagatactgaaaaagCCACAGATGATTTCcctaaaaaaagaaagccaaggctagatggatttacaTATGAAGTTtaccaagcatttaaagaacaatccCAATATTACAAAACTTTGGGAAAAGATTGGCAAAAGAGACCTAATGAATACCTTctgtgacacaaatatggtatTGATGCCTAAACCAAGATGATTAAAACCATATATCACAAAGACCATAAACTATGAACCAGCAATGCAGGACTGTTTCAAAATTAGGATACgtataagcataattgaccatatcgataaaaaaaactacaaaaaccaTGATTGTttccatagatgcagaaaaagcttttaacaaaatgccacacccattcctatttaaaaacactagagattataggaataaaaggagcttaaaaaaaataagtcataTCTATCCAAAACCAAAAGCACGCATTATCtctaatgggaataagctagaagccttagTAGTAAGATAAGGGGTGGAGCAAGGAATCCATTATCACTATTACCCTTCAATATTATAATACAAATGGTAGccatagaaatgacaagaaagtAAATAAGTgtaggcaaagaggaaataaagctatctctttttttcagatgatatgatgatttatttAAAGAACCCTAGTCAACTAAAAATCTGATCAAAATAATGAActactttagcaaagttgcaggatatagaATAAACTCACAAATCATCATAATTTCTGTATATTACAAACAAAACCCcagtaggaagagatagagaaatttaatttgaaattactatagatataatatacttgggagtctgcctgccaagacacacacaagAATTTTATGAACATAATTAAAAAACCCTCTTGCACAAATATTGTTTGTGAaggggctgagccaatataataaaaatgataatattgcCAAAattcaaactaccaaagaattactttgtaGTGTTAGAATGATAACAAAATTCTTCTGAAGGAACAAAATAGCAAGAATATGAAgggaaccaaaggaaaaaaaggaaggtaaaGGGGCCTAACAATGTCAGATCtgaaactatactacaaagctaTAATCACTGAAAAAATTTGATACTGTATAAGTAATAGactgatcaatggaataggttaagtatgtggtatacaaaaacaaaagaataagcTAGTGTTTGAAGAACtctattcaattaaaaatatctatctatttatctatctaactcgatatctgtctgtctacaaggaaaatgggaaagaactgtgccaaaaactaggcatagaccaacatctcacattatatgtaaagataacctccaaatgggtacatgagttagacataaaaggtgataccataagtaaattggtggagaatgaaagaaattaCCCAACAGATCTATAGATAGGGGAAGGGTTCATggccaaatgagatagagaagttCATGGGAGGTGGAAATGGTTAAGTGTAactacataaaattaaattttttttgtgtaAACAAAAGCAATGTAGCTAAAGtagaagaaaagccagaaaatcggagaaaaaaaatctgcagcAAACATAAGAATgatcttgtttttaaaatatctggggatagagtcaagtttataagaataagaggcattccctaattaataatagtcaaaggaaatgaataggcagttttcagagtaagaaatcaaagcaatcgagtcagtttttaaaaatgagctaaaatactaataattagagaaatgcaaattgaaacagcTTTTAGGTACTACCTTcagatgacaaaaagggaaaatgaaaagtgaTGGAGGGAATGTGTAAAGTGTCTGGCATGTTTTGTTAGGTGCTTTAATGATTGACTGATACAagaaaatagatacactaatgcAGAAGCTGTGATCTAGACCAACCATTtcaggaaagcagtttggaaccaGACCTGAAAAGCTAGCaaataccctttgactcagtaacaTGCTACtacgtctgtatcccaaagaaatcaaagagagaaagggcccatatgtacaaaaatatagaagCTATATTTTTGATGTCAAAGAATAGGAAACCgtagggatgcctatcaattgtcGAATGACCGAACCAGTTATAGTACATGACTGTGATAGAACATTGCTGTGCtatgaaaaataatgaagggaatggtttcagaaagacctatatgagctgatgcaaaataaagcaaaaaaaatgtcTGTGctttaataagtaaataaaaataagtaataaaaatataaataagtgaataaaaataagtaaataaaaacagaaggaaaacagtGGAGTAGCTTAGGGTTCAGTTGCTGAGAAAACTGACAATTTTGGTCTGAAACAGACATTTAGCTCTGGGGTTCTTCatctttttgtgtcctggacaATCTTTGGCAgattgtattattttaaaaagcatatttgaAAGAGACACTAAATTTCAGCTAGAGCTTagtgaatatttaatattttttttaatccaacttCACAGACCCCTTGAATTTTATCCATGAACCCCCTAGGGTCTGTAAAACTCAGGTTCATAAGCCCTGATTTAAACCAGCAATTCACATTATATATCACAATAAACTGGAAACGGACAAATTAGTCATTATCAGAaaccaggagaaagggagatgtgTCTGGAAATGGACCTCTCCAGGTAATTCTCTGAAAGCAGCTCAGGTCCACTAACCTTGTCTAATCTTCAAATCTGAGAAGCATTTAGGACATCTCTCTGggaaatatttgaaaagctgtcCCTAGGTAAAATCTGAGTTGTTTCATGCAATATCTCACGATGATGATACTCTCtaatatttaaatagaattttagggTATTTCTTCCATACAAAACCACAACTACACATTGTGCATTGACAAACTTTGCTATTTTAATTGTGAGTACCTCAGCTTCCACTACCTGAGGGCCAGATGGGCCACATTCGCTCTACCTCCAGGTTCTCTAGGGCTCTTAATGGAGTTTTGAGTTGTCTAGGCCCTCTGACATTGACTCCAGTTTACACTGATGGTGCTCTTTCAGTTGGCATAGAATAAGGTATTTTTCTTAGGAatatgtaagattcttgagggcagggcaaTTTTGTCTTTATACCCCATTCCTGGGCACAGTACTTGACACACaatgttgtttcagtcatgcccaactcttcatgaccccatttggggtttccttggcattttcttctccagttcattttatagaggaggaaagagaggcaaacagggttaattgacttgcccagagtcacatagctagtaagtgtctgaagccagatttgaactcagaaagatgagtcttcctgacttaaggcccaatgctctccactgtgccacctagctgacacACAGTAGATACTCATAAAGGACTTGTTGAGTTCAACTGAAATGCTTTAGCAGAAGGCAAACTGTCAATcatttgtaaattttcttttcaacttgaGTTTCCTAATGCATAATAAAAGTTATTCTATCTATCTGGCAGATAGCCTTCCTAAATTCAAAACACTCTTACAAGTTTGCCCAGTTTGAGTTCTTGGCATCCTAGAccacagagacagaggaaattaCTTTCTCTCTTTCACAAAACTgctgactctggagaagtgaggctggtgaccttgcacaaccctccctcactcaaaacaaagtcaggtacaagtcatgccatcatttctctgataacatggtcttctttggcaatgaaagacgaacacaacacagttttggagaggtttgagagatCATGGTGATCAGAAAAAAATGTCTAGTGCTCAGTTTTGAAGTCATATGAGCCAGAAGTCATTCCTAAGCTTTCTATATGggatgaattctctgatgttcagtcAGGGATCATCTTTGGCTGCAGACTTTCCAACATTCAGGACGTTCCTAAGCTCTTTCTTCAGTACAAATTCTCTGATGATTAGTAAGTTCATTACTAAAATAAAAGACCTTCCCACATTCATGACATTTGTAACCCTTCTCTTTGGTGTGAATTTTCTGGTGCTGAGTAAGCACTGGTTTGGAGTGAAGGGCCTTCCCATattcattaattatatttataaggTTTCTAttcagtatgaattctctgatgtttattAAGAGTTGTCTTCTTGTGGAAAGCCTTCCCATATTTATTACATTTGTAACTTTCTCTAGTGTGAATTCTGACATGTTCCTTAAACACTTGTCTCCAGCAGAAGGCCTTCCCCCATTCATGACATTCAggaggtttctctccagtatgaattctcatATGTTGAGTAAGATATGATTTATGTACAAAGTTCTTCCCGCATTCAAGACAGTCATAGGGTTTCTCTCtggtatgaattttctgatgtagAGTAAGACCTTGTTTATAGTTAAAGGTCTTGCCACATTTACTGCATTCAAAAGGTTTttcaccagtatgaattctctgatgtagaaTAAGAGTTGTCTTTCTTTGGAAAGTCTTCCTGCATTTaccacattcataaggtttctctccagtgtgaattttcACATGTCGAGTAAGGACTCCTTTCCTTTGGAAGGCCTTACCATATTCACTACATTCGTAAGACTTCTCTCTAGTATGATGTATCTGGTGTTGCCTAAGGGCTGGCTTTCTatggaaggccttcccacattcgccccattcataaggtttctctccagtatgaattatcTGATGTTGGCTAAGGGTTGTCTTCCTGtggaaggctttcccacattcataatattcataaggtttctccccCAAAAGCACTTTTCTTTGTGGAGTAAGAGCTGCCTTCCAGAAGTTCCCACCTCCATCACATCCATGGGATTTCTCTCCAGTATaaattttctgattctttgtagTCTCTGTGCCTGTCTTAAAGCCCTTCCCATATTCAGGATGTTTAGGTTTCTCCCCAGTATAAATCCTGTAATGAGAAGAAAGGGATAGGCAGTAACCATCAGCCTCACTACATTCATTATGTTAATAAACTTTCTCTCCAGTAAGAATTTGCTGATAAGTTCTTGATAAGTTATATAGTCTGAACAAAAACCTTCTTTCCAGGATCTATTTTTCCACAGGAATTTGTGGATGGACTACACTTAAAGACTTTCCTATATTCATGACATTCATCTGATCTCTCTACAGGATACATTCCATGATATTTAATAAGGTTGAATCCAGAAGTGAAGAATTTTCCCCATCCattataagaaaataatttgggTAGATTCCCATTAGATTTATTTTGGTCTAAAAATagacttaacttctctctgtcaCTTTTATGGAGACTTTTTACCGTGACTCTTCCTACAGTAGGGAAAAGATGAAGCCCAGATTCAAGCTTCTTCCATGTTTATTAGACTCATGGCTTCTCCACTGATTGCGAGTTTTCCTTTGTATGAGATTGCCCTTACCGAGAATAATCCTTCTCATTGTTCTGTTGTCTGTCCAAACTGACATCACATTCCCAGGCTTTTCTCAAGCTGGAGACTAGCAGATGACACCTTGTAAGACTGGAGAAAATGTATCtagaaaaagtcattttttgCAAAAGACCcgttattgtttttcttttttttcagatagtttccttctctgaaaataaattaaatacctATATGCCCTTGCATATTTTTAGTTATACCCAGCTTGTGTCTTCTTCATGAATACCATCATCAAATAATACTCGAATCACTTGCTCAGGGAGTCCTTTCACATTCATCCTCACAATAGCTTGGAGACAAAGGAAAGTTGGTGTTCACATTTGCCACAGGAGACTCAAAGATTTTTAGTAATAGAAACAAACTCAAGCCAGAGCGACCTCATTTCCATTTTAGGAATGGAAGATGAAATTTAGGAAAAGATgaaatttcatagaacaaatggaaaaggcttATACTTG
Proteins encoded:
- the LOC140503321 gene encoding uncharacterized protein isoform X1 — protein: MTPEDTALQLLVYIFSSLTRCHLLVSSLRKAWECDVSLDRQQNNEKDYSRIYTGEKPKHPEYGKGFKTGTETTKNQKIYTGEKSHGCDGGGNFWKAALTPQRKVLLGEKPYEYYECGKAFHRKTTLSQHQIIHTGEKPYEWGECGKAFHRKPALRQHQIHHTREKSYECSEYGKAFQRKGVLTRHVKIHTGEKPYECGKCRKTFQRKTTLILHQRIHTGEKPFECSKCGKTFNYKQGLTLHQKIHTREKPYDCLECGKNFVHKSYLTQHMRIHTGEKPPECHEWGKAFCWRQVFKEHVRIHTRESYKCNKYGKAFHKKTTLNKHQRIHTE
- the LOC140503321 gene encoding uncharacterized protein isoform X2 produces the protein MTPEDTALQLLVIYTGEKPKHPEYGKGFKTGTETTKNQKIYTGEKSHGCDGGGNFWKAALTPQRKVLLGEKPYEYYECGKAFHRKTTLSQHQIIHTGEKPYEWGECGKAFHRKPALRQHQIHHTREKSYECSEYGKAFQRKGVLTRHVKIHTGEKPYECGKCRKTFQRKTTLILHQRIHTGEKPFECSKCGKTFNYKQGLTLHQKIHTREKPYDCLECGKNFVHKSYLTQHMRIHTGEKPPECHEWGKAFCWRQVFKEHVRIHTRESYKCNKYGKAFHKKTTLNKHQRIHTE